The nucleotide window CTGTCAAGGTCCACATCGACAACGCCTTCCAGAGCATCATCGAACAGACCGATGATAGACGTGACCTCCTGACCGGCACCGGCAATCCCCTGCAATGTTTCCCAGACTTCAGAAAAAGTCTTGCTGCCGTCCTCCAAGCCGGACAGCGCAGCGAACATTTCATCAAAGACCGGGCCCAGATTCTCAAACCGCTGGGCATCCACATTGAACTCAGGCGCCGCGCCGGATCGGCGCTGCCGAACGAACTCAGCCTGGGCAACCCGGAAGGTATCAGCAAGCATCCGCCCGATGTGATCCCCGTTCAGCAGGCCGTCACCCTGGGCAACTCCCAAAAGCTCTTGCTGGGCCCGCTGGCTTGCTTCCAAGGCTGTCTGCACTGCAACACGGCCCTGCCTGATCATTTCCGCTGTGGTGGCTGTCACCTTGCCGGAAAGAGTGTCCTGGTCTTCGGCAGCTTGGCGGGACGCCTCTGCATACTGCCGGAGCGCTTCGGCTGCGTCCGAAGATGCGCTATCGGCGCCCTCCAGCGCATCAGCAGCCGTATCGATATCAAGGCCAAGCGCGGCGATGGAAGCGGCGGTGACGGCCAGACTGAGCGGGCCACCCATCAAGCCAGTGATTGCCCGGGCGGCAACCCCGAGGCGGGCCAGTGGCCCAAGAGCCCGCGTGGCCGAGGTGCCCACACCAGACACGGCGCCGGCCAATTCGACATAGGCCGCTCGCATTGCAATGCCGCGCGCGATCGCCAGCTTGATGCCGCGGCCGACCAGAACGACGACTAGCCCCTGGGCGACACGCTGCACGATTTCATCAACTTCCGCGAAGTTTTCCTGCAGGTAGCGCAGCGCGGCTGTGAAACGCTCCACAGAGGCCTCTGCGACATCCAGCCCCCCGTTTGACGTGGCTTCCAGCTGCAAGGCCTCCCATGCCGCCGACAGCTCCTTCAGCGCGCCCTCCAGGCCCTCCAGGCGAACTTCTGCCTGGTCCTGGGCTGACACCTGGGCAATGCCCGCTGCAAGATCTCTGAACCCCTCTCCGCCAGTTTCTGCAAGCGCTGCTGCCGTCCGGATGGCGTCGGTTCCGAAAATCGTCTGCAGCGCGCCGCTGCGGGCCTCATCGGACAGGCCTGCCAAGCCGCGCTGCAGTTCTTCGGCAATATCGGCCATCGCCTTCATGTTGCCTTGAGCGTCGAAGAATTCGAGCCCCAGCTCTGCCATGGCTTCCCTCGCAGGCTTACTCTGCGGAACCAGCCGCTGCAGGAACGTCTTGAAGCTGGTGCCCGCGTCAGACCCGGAAGCAAAGGCGGAAGCGGTGGCAGACAGCGAGGTCAGCAATTCGCTGTAATCCAGCCCTGCGCTGCCCGCTACGCCGCCCGCCTGGCCGATCGCAAGCCGCAGATCATCAAAGCCGAATTTGGACGTGAGCGCGGCCCCGGCAAGCGCATCCGCGATCGCTGGCAGCTCACGCGCCTCCAGCTTGAATTGCTGCATGACGTCGGTCACCAGATCCGCCGATGGCGCCAGCTGGCCGCCAAGCGCACCGGCAAGCGACAGAGTACCGTCAAGGGCACCGCCCAGGATCTCGGAAACTGTCAGACCATTCTTGGCCAGCACCTCGATCGCATCTGCAGATTGCGTTGCCGTGAAAGCCGTGGTGGCACCCATTTTCAGCGCCTTGGCGCTGAGGGCGTCCATTTCGTCGCCGCTGGCACGGGTGACGGCCTGCACACGCTTCATCGCGGCCTGGAACGTCTTTGCCACATCCAAAGAGGATTTGCCAAAGGCCACCAGGCCGCCGGCCAAAGCTGTGGTGCCAAGGAAACGCGACAGCCGCTGCAGGGCGGGCAGTTCCTGTGTGACCGAGCGCAGACCCTCCTTGAAGCCGCGGGCCGCATTGTCGGCCCTTTTCAGGCCATCAGAGGCGGGCTTTGCGGCCTTCTGGATCAGCTTCAGGGACTTCTCCCCCGTGATCCCGACAGTCTTTAGGTCGCGCTCCAGCTGCCGCTTGCCTTCAGCTGACAGGCGGATGACGTAGCTGCGTGCTGCAGTGCTCATTTCGCTTGGTGTTCCCTGCGTTCTGCAATCGCGCTCAAGATCCCAGCCTCAAGGTAAGGCAGAAACAGAGCCGAAAAGTCCGGATCAAGCCCGCGGCCGTTCATCAGCGCGAGGCATGCGGCGGCATCAATGCCGGTCACCC belongs to Leisingera caerulea DSM 24564 and includes:
- a CDS encoding DUF7697 family protein, with the translated sequence MAGVTGIDAAACLALMNGRGLDPDFSALFLPYLEAGILSAIAERREHQAK
- a CDS encoding phage tail tape measure protein encodes the protein MSTAARSYVIRLSAEGKRQLERDLKTVGITGEKSLKLIQKAAKPASDGLKRADNAARGFKEGLRSVTQELPALQRLSRFLGTTALAGGLVAFGKSSLDVAKTFQAAMKRVQAVTRASGDEMDALSAKALKMGATTAFTATQSADAIEVLAKNGLTVSEILGGALDGTLSLAGALGGQLAPSADLVTDVMQQFKLEARELPAIADALAGAALTSKFGFDDLRLAIGQAGGVAGSAGLDYSELLTSLSATASAFASGSDAGTSFKTFLQRLVPQSKPAREAMAELGLEFFDAQGNMKAMADIAEELQRGLAGLSDEARSGALQTIFGTDAIRTAAALAETGGEGFRDLAAGIAQVSAQDQAEVRLEGLEGALKELSAAWEALQLEATSNGGLDVAEASVERFTAALRYLQENFAEVDEIVQRVAQGLVVVLVGRGIKLAIARGIAMRAAYVELAGAVSGVGTSATRALGPLARLGVAARAITGLMGGPLSLAVTAASIAALGLDIDTAADALEGADSASSDAAEALRQYAEASRQAAEDQDTLSGKVTATTAEMIRQGRVAVQTALEASQRAQQELLGVAQGDGLLNGDHIGRMLADTFRVAQAEFVRQRRSGAAPEFNVDAQRFENLGPVFDEMFAALSGLEDGSKTFSEVWETLQGIAGAGQEVTSIIGLFDDALEGVVDVDLDSVRDRMRAIAGDIGLFGEELAAIGEAQTEDEIRRAYDQLRTAMLNAAAAGRRLRETGEDGLLGLVEALAKGEIEIGNLKSALEGTWSVAQEQPGQTFAGQIGDDAKTAADELERMERAHEALS